Proteins found in one Candidatus Nitrosocosmicus arcticus genomic segment:
- a CDS encoding diacylglycerol/lipid kinase family protein has product MSDNSIVIVNPNSKGGQTGKNWESIEQILVKYFGNDLKIVFTEKAGDGIVLARKHLHKGSTQIIPIGGDGIINEVTNGFFKENINRNIDSVDFKDIKHDDLLSVTNVEPINPDAILTILPGGTRNVLIRSLGLSPDFDDCCKNLSESKNFKKIDVIAALVMANNEKDSRPEFRLFLNAAEIGLGAEIIDKSKLVRDQISSRLLSTVTGILATLPTYKSNVCEIIEGSLESKSTSNRLLTKMTMGMVSNGSYLGGGFQVATKADVTDGLLDTIVIKNSDSFKILHKLINIKKGEEAISNENDIYYSQSQIVKWITEIQNNITVSVDGEPIGILPGLFRIHPQNLTIRL; this is encoded by the coding sequence ATGTCAGATAATTCTATTGTTATAGTTAACCCCAATTCCAAGGGTGGACAAACAGGAAAAAATTGGGAGTCCATTGAACAAATATTAGTAAAATATTTTGGTAATGACTTAAAAATTGTGTTCACAGAGAAAGCAGGCGATGGAATAGTGCTCGCTCGAAAGCACCTACATAAAGGATCCACACAGATAATACCCATAGGGGGTGACGGAATTATTAACGAAGTTACTAATGGATTTTTCAAAGAAAATATTAACAGAAACATTGACTCTGTAGATTTTAAAGATATCAAACATGATGATTTATTATCAGTTACGAATGTTGAACCCATTAATCCAGATGCCATTTTGACAATACTTCCAGGGGGAACGCGCAATGTATTAATTAGGTCCCTAGGTTTATCGCCAGATTTTGATGACTGTTGTAAGAACTTATCAGAATCCAAAAATTTTAAAAAGATTGATGTTATTGCTGCATTAGTAATGGCTAACAACGAAAAAGATTCGAGACCTGAATTCAGATTATTCCTAAATGCTGCTGAGATAGGATTGGGTGCGGAAATTATTGATAAATCTAAACTGGTAAGAGATCAAATTAGTAGTCGACTACTTTCTACTGTTACTGGAATACTTGCAACGCTTCCTACTTATAAAAGTAATGTATGTGAAATAATTGAAGGATCACTTGAAAGCAAGAGTACAAGTAATAGGCTTTTGACAAAAATGACCATGGGCATGGTATCTAATGGCAGTTATTTAGGGGGTGGATTCCAAGTTGCAACTAAGGCGGACGTAACTGATGGACTACTTGATACAATAGTAATAAAAAATTCGGACAGTTTCAAAATCCTACATAAATTAATAAATATAAAGAAGGGTGAGGAGGCCATTTCAAATGAGAACGATATCTACTATAGTCAGTCTCAGATAGTAAAGTGGATAACTGAAATTCAAAATAATATAACTGTGTCTGTTGATGGAGAACCTATCGGAATTTTACCTGGTTTATTTAGAATCCACCCACAAAATTTAACTATCCGATTATGA
- a CDS encoding response regulator, with translation MVVEDEKELASLFKAFVEKMGYDAVSFTDPLIALEFFKQSTKEFSLILTDLRMPEMSGIELAAEIRKLNDKIKIILITAFMVDDLILSESYKAAKINEIVQKPVKIAELREIISMVLQE, from the coding sequence ATGGTAGTTGAAGACGAAAAGGAACTGGCTTCACTATTTAAGGCCTTTGTAGAAAAGATGGGCTATGATGCAGTGTCCTTCACAGATCCGTTGATTGCGCTAGAATTCTTTAAGCAGAGTACTAAAGAGTTTTCACTGATACTTACTGATCTAAGGATGCCAGAAATGTCAGGAATAGAGTTAGCTGCTGAAATCAGAAAATTAAATGATAAGATCAAAATCATTCTGATCACAGCATTTATGGTTGATGATTTAATATTGAGTGAGAGCTATAAGGCTGCCAAGATAAATGAAATAGTCCAAAAGCCAGTCAAAATTGCAGAATTAAGAGAAATCATCAGTATGGTATTACAGGAATGA
- a CDS encoding HAD family hydrolase, which translates to MKGILFDMDGVLIDAMPFHAEAFQIAFREIVKLEIDKRDVFLLEGMPGPELIKEIFKRNKVKSPDEKLVEGISNRKKELFEELQRARAFTGVKELIESLNCENCLKAVVSGASRKEVESLLEQNNLGKFDLIISGDDLEEGKPSPEPFSTALSKLGLMSSEALVVENSPLGVDSAAKANIEYIITLNNTPLELSDFHGIPNDIYFTSKRIFEDTQSARKFLIDWCCHDYELNMI; encoded by the coding sequence TTGAAAGGGATCTTATTTGACATGGATGGCGTATTAATAGATGCAATGCCATTTCATGCAGAGGCTTTTCAAATTGCATTTAGAGAAATAGTTAAGCTTGAGATTGACAAAAGAGACGTGTTCTTACTTGAGGGGATGCCAGGTCCTGAACTTATCAAGGAAATTTTCAAAAGAAACAAGGTCAAATCGCCTGATGAGAAACTTGTAGAAGGCATTAGTAATCGGAAAAAAGAATTATTTGAAGAGCTCCAAAGAGCAAGAGCTTTTACTGGGGTAAAAGAATTAATTGAATCACTCAATTGTGAGAATTGCTTAAAAGCTGTGGTGAGTGGGGCGTCTAGAAAAGAGGTTGAATCCCTGTTAGAACAAAACAACCTCGGTAAATTTGATTTAATAATATCGGGCGATGACTTGGAAGAAGGAAAACCAAGCCCTGAACCGTTTAGCACGGCGCTTTCTAAACTTGGACTAATGTCTTCGGAAGCTCTGGTTGTCGAAAATTCACCACTAGGTGTTGATTCAGCTGCGAAGGCCAATATCGAGTACATTATTACACTTAATAATACCCCACTTGAACTTTCAGATTTTCATGGCATTCCAAATGATATATATTTTACAAGTAAAAGGATTTTTGAAGATACTCAATCAGCCAGAAAATTTTTAATTGATTGGTGCTGTCATGATTATGAACTGAATATGATATAA
- a CDS encoding NAD+ synthase: MQKGLMKLDERKVLNKISRFLNREAKSRNAKCVVIGISGGIDSTVTTYLSAQSLGSDKVLGLLLPDYSVTPKIDVKHGLEISKKLKINYELIDIGKGKNQIIKKFPRNKLAKANFLVRLRMAILYYYAAAREGIVVGTADKSELQLGYFTKYGDGGADIFPIADLYKTEVRKIARYMKVPQDIIEKQSSARLWKGQTAEGEIGVSYETIDKILNQINFNKILKNSPVPEIMGVDRKDVNTVIEWIKSNRHKHELPIPRCNFNF; this comes from the coding sequence ATGCAGAAGGGGTTAATGAAGTTGGATGAAAGAAAAGTGTTAAATAAAATTTCAAGATTTTTGAATAGAGAGGCAAAGTCAAGAAATGCAAAATGTGTTGTCATTGGAATTAGCGGTGGAATAGATTCAACTGTGACGACATATCTCTCAGCACAGTCTTTGGGTTCTGATAAGGTTCTCGGCCTGTTACTTCCGGACTATTCTGTAACACCCAAAATCGATGTAAAGCATGGATTAGAGATCTCAAAAAAATTGAAAATTAATTATGAGTTAATAGATATCGGCAAGGGTAAAAATCAAATTATAAAGAAATTTCCCCGGAATAAACTAGCAAAAGCCAACTTTCTAGTTAGACTCAGGATGGCAATCCTATACTACTACGCTGCAGCCAGAGAAGGCATAGTAGTAGGAACCGCAGATAAAAGTGAATTGCAACTGGGCTACTTCACAAAATATGGAGATGGAGGAGCAGATATATTTCCAATTGCAGACTTGTATAAAACAGAAGTTAGGAAAATTGCAAGGTACATGAAGGTTCCTCAGGATATTATTGAAAAACAAAGCAGTGCAAGGCTGTGGAAGGGACAGACCGCCGAAGGTGAAATCGGAGTGTCATATGAAACTATCGACAAAATTCTTAATCAGATAAATTTTAACAAGATTTTAAAAAACTCTCCAGTCCCTGAGATAATGGGCGTGGATAGAAAAGACGTGAATACCGTTATTGAATGGATAAAAAGCAACAGACACAAACATGAGTTACCAATTCCCAGGTGTAATTTTAATTTTTAG